A DNA window from Anoplolepis gracilipes chromosome 13, ASM4749672v1, whole genome shotgun sequence contains the following coding sequences:
- the LOC140672702 gene encoding uncharacterized protein produces MPEFDCWLDRGHGRVSFHLTQLLTGHGCFSAFLYKIRKLDNPRCTSCGGAVLDTADHTWRICSRWEINRRELVEIVGPDLSFRGIVHAMLRGERDWNAVSSFANSVMCIKEEEERAREGILPDPYLTFPPDTQEEMAQLDSEID; encoded by the coding sequence ATGCCTGAATTCGACTGTTGGTTGGACAGAGGCCATGGCCGGGTCTCTTTCCATCTAACGCAACTTCTTACTGGTCACGGCTGTTTTTCCGCGTTCCTGTATAAGATAAGGAAATTAGATAATCCTAGGTGTACCAGTTGTGGTGGAGCAGTCTTAGACACGGCGGATCACACCTGGCGTATATGTTCCCGTTGGGAAATAAACAGGAGAGAACTTGTGGAAATTGTTGGTCCTGATTTGTCCTTTCGGGGGATTGTGCATGCTATGCTGAGAGGTGAGAGAGACTGGAACGCGGTCTCTTCCTTCGCCAATAGCGTGATGTGTAtcaaggaggaggaggaacgTGCTCGTGAGGGAATCCTGCCCGATCCGTATCTCACATTTCCGCCTGATACTCAAGAGGAGATGGCCCAACTGGACAGTGAAATAGACTAA